AACGGAACGCTGGCCTGCGGCAGCGCAGCAGGACGATCGGTGGCCGGAGGCGGCGGAGGAGGAGCGCTGGGCCGAACCCGACCCCGACGAACGGTGGCAGGAGCCCGCGCCGAGCCGGCGTCGCACCGGACGGCTGCGGGTGGAGATCCCGCCCATCGTCAACCCCTACGCGATCGTCGCGCTGGTGGCGGCGTTGCTCGGATTGTTCCCCGTCGCCATCGTGTTCGGTTTCATCGCGTTCTCCCATCCGCGGGGCCGGGTGATGGCGCTGTTCGCACTGCTGATCGGCGTGGCCGAGGTGACGGCCCTGGTCGGTTTCTTCGTGCTGGCCGGAAACGTGTTGCCGGACAGCGTGACCCGGGCGAACAAGCCGACAATGAACCTGTCGGCGCAGGCGACGACGGATCGACCACCACCCACGACGATCACCACTGTGGTGCCGCCGTCCGCGGCCCCGAGCGTGACCGCCACCTCGGCGAGTCAGAGCAACCTGAAGAAGGGCTCGGCCTGTACCGAGTCGCAGGCCGGGCAGATCGGCACCGGGGCGGACGGCACGACGCTGCTCTGCCTGCAAAACGCGAGCAGCTACCAGTGGTCCGGCCCGGTCAACGTGTCCACGACGACGCAGCAGCCGGGCACGAAATGTGATGGCACCACCGGCAAGACGGCCCGCACCGCCGACGGCCGCGCGCTGATCTGCGAGAACCCCGGACGCAACGGCACCTGGGCGCTGTGGACCACTGAATAGCGGGGACCACCGAATAGCAGGGGACCACTGAATAGCCCCGGCCCGGTCTACTCTTCTTTCTTGGCCCGGCTCGGCTGGACCCGGGGCGGTTCGTTCGGCATCTTCGGATACTGCGGCGGCCACGGCGCGTCGAGCAGACCCGAGGCCATATCCCGCTCCGACATCGCCAACAGCGGCGCGATCGACTGCGGCGCACGGCCGGCCCACGGATCGCCGAACTCGGCCAGCCGCGCGGGCACGGTGGCGATGGTGAGTTCGTCGGGCACCACCTCGGCCAACGCGTCCCAGGTGATCGGCGTGGACACCTGCGCGCCGACCTTCGGGCGCACGCACCACGCGCCGAAAACGGTCTTGTGCGGCGCGTTCTGGTTGAAATCGACGAACACGCGATTGCCGCGCTCTTCCTTCCACCACTGTGCGGTGATCGTGTCCGGATGCCTGCGCTCCAGCTCCCTGGCCAGCGCGACGGCGGCCGCACGCACCTGATAGCCGTCCCAATTCGGTTCCAGCGCGACATAGATGTGCAGGCCGCGCGAACCGGAAGTCTTGATCCGCGACTCGATGCCCAGTTCCGTGCACAGGTCGCGGGTGAGCACGGCGGCCTGTTTGAGATCGTCGAACGTGATGCCGGGCGACGGATCGAGGTCGATGCGCAGTTCGTCGGCGATCTTCAGATTGTCCGCCCGGTTCGGCCACACGTGGAAGCCGAGGCAGCCCTGGTTCACCGCCCACAGGATGTGCGCGAGGTCGTGCGCGACGAGCGCGTCGCTGGTGGTGCCGTTCGGTGTGGACACCTCGACGGTGTGCAACCAGTCCGGCGCCGACTTGGGCACCCGCTTCTGGAACCACGACTTCCCGGACGCGCCATCGGGATACCGTTCCAACAGCAGCGGGCGCCCGCCGACGACACTCAGGAACGGCTCGGCCACCGCCTGGTAGTAGCGGACCAGGTCCAGCTTCGTCTCACCACGCTTGGTGAAATAGACCTTGCCGGGGTTGCTGATGGTGACGGTCCGGCCGTCGACCTCGATATCGACCGATTCGGTCATGATTTCGCCTCGCTGAAGATCTCACTCAGCTCGGCGGGCGGCGCCTCGTCCAGCTGTGCGTAGGTGCACGACTCGGGGGTGCGGTCGGTGCGGAACCGAACCAGCCTGCCGCCGTGCCGGAGCCGGCCGGACTGCACGTGTTCGTAGCGGACCTCGGCGACCAGTTCGGTGCGTAACGCCTCCCACGAGAGGTCCTTGCCGCCGGTCCAGCGGCTCACCCCGCCGGGCATCTTGCCGTCGGCTCTGGCCTGTGCCGCGGCGTCGGCCCATTCGCGCCATGGATGGTTCTCCAGCGCGTTCTCCCGCAGCGGCGCGAGTTCGCCGACGAGTTCTTTGCGCCGGGCCGCGGTGAAGCTGCTCGCCACGCCGACGTGGTGCAGATTGCCCTCGTCGTCGAAGAGCCCGAGCAGCAGCGAGCCAACGCCTTCGCCGTCCTTGTGCCAGCGGAAGCCGGCGACCACGCAGTCGGCGGTGCGTTCGTGCTTGACCTTCAGCATCACGCGCTTGTCCTGCAGGTAGGCCAGCCCGTCGGCCTTGACCATGACGCCGTCGAAGCCCGCGCCCTCGAACCGGGTGAACCAGTCCTCGGCGACGTCGGGGTCCTGGGTGATGGGAGTCAGGTGCACCCGAGCGGGTTTGGTATCGAGGATGGTCTCGAGCAGTCGCCTGCGTTCGGCGAACGGCTCCTCGGTGAGGTCGCGGTCGCCGAGGGCGAGCAGATCGAACGCGACGAAACTGGCCGGCGTCTCCACCGCCAGCTTGTTGACCCGGGACGCGGCGGGATGCAGCCGGTTCTGCAGCGTGTCGAAGTCCAGGCCCTGATCGGTGACCACCACGATCTCGCCGTCGACCACGCACCGGTCCGGCAGCGCCTGCCGCAACAACTCGGCGACCTCGGGGAAATACCTGGTCAACGGGCGGTCGTTGCGGGAGCCGAGTTCCACCTCGGCACCGTCGCGGAAGACGATGCAGCGGAAGCCGTCCCATTTCGGCTCATAGCTGAGCCCGGGTTCACGGGGCACGCCCGGCGCGGTTTTGGCCAGCATCGGCCGGACTGGTGGCATCACCGGTAAGTCCACGCGAACTACCCTCCTCGGTTCGTGTTCCTTACCGATGCAGACGGCATGTTCGAGCAGAATTCATCGGCACTTGCCGATGATCGTAGGCGCCGCAGCCGACAAGATCGGGAATTGGCGGCTGCGGCGGAACACGGGTCAGTTGTCCAGCCAACCGTGTTGCTCGGCGAAGGCGGTGAGCCGGTCGCGGATGGTGAGGATCTCCCCGGCGGTCAATGCGGGACTGGCGTCCAGCAGCAACTCGGTGATGAGGCGTTTGTGTTCGGCGACCGTGAGGTGCCCGGAGTTCGACCGGTGTTTCGATTTGTGCGGTAGCACCGGCGGGTTCGGCTGACCGCCGACGACGGTCAGGTTCACCGCCTTCGGCCCGCGATCGCCCTCGGTCATGTCGAATTCGAATACCCGGCCCTGGCGTAACTCGTCCTCATCCAGGCCGATGTCGTTGACATGCACGAATACGTCCGGACCGCCGTCCTCCGGTCGAATGAAACCGAATCCCCGAGAGCTGTCGAACGAGACCAATTTCCCGATGGACACCAACACCCACTCCTCGCCACGCGGTCACTACCCGGTCACCTTAGCCCGCCTTATCCTCGTCGTTGGACGAAAGCGCCTTTTGCAATGAATTGAAAACCGTGAGTCCTTGACCGACCATTCCGTTCACCAGTTCGCCGACGCCGTCCGGCCCGTTGAGCACGGTGAGATTGGCGTTCGCCAGCCCGTTGGAGGCCTGCTTCACGATTTCGGGCAGCTGCTCGATCAACAACTGGTCCAACGCGATCCGGTTGTTCGACGCCGCCGCGGCGGCCTGGATCCGGGTGCGGTCGGCCTCGGCCTCGGCCAGGATCCGTACCCGATCCGCCTCCGCCTGAGCGGGTTTCACGACTTCGGTCTGCAACTGCTGCTCGCGCAGCTCGGCCTCCTTGCGCGCCTGCTCGGCCTGCGCGGTGAGCACCTCCTGTAGCGCCATCGCCTCGGCGAGCGGACCGGCTTGTGCCGCTTCGGCATTCGCCTTGTCGATATCGCGCTGGTACTGCGCGCGCAGGATCGCCGTCTCGCGCTGGTACTCGGCCTGCCTGCGCAGCGACTCCTGTTCGGCCTGGGCCGCGAGCTGTGCCGCCTGGGACTGGGCGATCTGCGCGTCCCGCTGCACGCTGGCGTTGTGCGGTGCGGCCAGCGCCTGAATGTAGCCGAGATTTCCGTCGTCGATGGACTGGATCTGGAACGAATCGACCCACAGGCCGATATTGCCCATCTCCACTTTCGACGCGACCAGGACCTCGTCGGCCAGCTTCTGGCGTTCCCGGATGATCTCCTCGACCGTCATCGAGCCGACGATCGAGCGCAGGTGACCGGAGAAGATGCGGCCGGTGAGCACCGACATCTCCTTTTCCTGTTCGGACAGGAAGCGTTGCGCCGCATTGACGATCGACTGGGTGTCGTTGGCGACCTTGAACGCGATCACCGCGCGCACCTCGAGCTGGATCGCCTGCTTGGTGACGCAGCGCTCCTTGATCTCGGCCTCGAACATGGCCAGCGACAGGTAGCGCACTTTGCGGAACAGCGGCACCACCCAGCTGCCGCGGCCGATCACCACCTTGAACGGCGTGTTGTCCTTGCTCTTGGCGCCGCTGATCAGCATCGCCTCGTCCGGGTCGGGTACGTGGTAGCCCAGCACGGTTGTCTCCCTTGTTGTTTCAAATTCCTTCGGCCGGATCCGGCGTCAGCGGGATCCAGGGCACCACATCGACGACGCGTCCGGGGTGCACCTCGATGACCAGCACCGCGGCGCCGGCCGGAATCGCTTCGGCCGCACGGGCGATGTACAGCTCTTTGCCCCCGCGAATCGCCACCAAGACCTCCCCCAACCTGCCCGCACCCCGGATGGGCGAGGTGAGCGTACCCGTCAAACCGACCACGGGGTCGCTCATCGCACCGATCTCCTCCCACTGACACTCCGAGTGGCCACACTACGTCCCGGGCAGCGGGTTTCCCAGGCGACAGCGCCGGGTGAATCCGGTTCGTGACCGCGGCGGTTGCTCCGCGCGCCGGTGCCCGCCGCGGTCGCCTCGGCCGCGGCGCGCGGGCGTAGGGGCTGAACGACCAGGTTGCGGGTGTCTCAGTATGCCGAGGGGCGCGCGGGTATGTTGCTTGCATGGGAGGACGGCTCGCATTGGTGGTCGGGTCCGAATGTGTGGCGCTGGGGGAGCTGGGTTTCACCGGCGAACTCGCGACGGGGTTGTACGGGAGTCTGACCGAGGCCGGTGGGTGGCGCGCGGCGACGGACGAGGACGGTCCGGTACTGAATCCGACAGCGGCGCAACTGGTCACGGCGGTGGACGAGGCGTTCGCGGCGGCCGCGCAGCGGCAGGCGACGTTGCTGCTCGCCTTCATCGGTCACGGCGTGGCGACCAACGCCGAGGATTTCTATCTGCTCGGCCACGACTCACCCGCGAACCCGAACTCGCACAATGCCTTTCATCTGACGCAGGAGATCAGGGAGCGGCTGAACCAGTCGGCGCTGGACGGGCTGGTGGTGCTGGTCGACGCCTGCGAGACCGGGCAGGGCGTGCTCGGCGCGGCGCGCCGGTGGACCGATCTGCTCGCGCAGTCGGCGGGGCGGATGGAGATGCTGGTCGCGGCGAGCGACGGCCCGGCGTTCTCCGGGTGCTTCACCAGGACCATGCTGTCCACCTTCGGCGCGGGGTTGCCGCTGCGCGGTGAGAACCTGCTGCCCGCCGATCTGGTCGATCCGATCGCGGGCGAGTGCGTTCATCAACAGCCGCAGTATCTTTCGTTCACCTCCGGCGCGGTGTCGGTGGAACACGGTGCCGACCCGGGACTCTGGTTGGTGCCCAACACCGCCCGGCACCGTGACGCCGTGAGCGGGCGCTCCGCAGCGGGATTCGTCGATCAGCTGACCCGCGGGTTGCTGGTGACCCCCGACGTGCGCGAACACCTGGACGCCATCGTCGACGCGGGGTCGCATCGCCTGCGCGTGGTGATCGGACCGACCGGCGCGGGCAAATCGACGTTGCTGGCCATGCTGATTCGGCCGAGCCTGGTCGAAGGCCTGGCGGTGACCCCCGAATACATCACCGCGGCAGTGTTTCTCACCGCCGCGAGCTCGATCGAGGCGGTCGCGGCCGAGCTGGCCGCCCAATTGAGCGCGCGGCTACCCGGTTTCGCCGATGCCGCCCGGTCCGTACGCGCGCACCGATCGCGCGACGAGTTCGACATCTTCGATATCGCGGTGCGTCATCCGCTGGCGCGCCTGTCCACCGCGGGCCGCCGGGTGACGCTGGTGTTCGACGGGCTCAACCAGCCCCAGCCGGGCACCCGGCGCCTGCTCTGCGCCGCCATCTGCGATCTGACGAAACGCGAAGACCTGCGCCATGTTCGGGTGATCGCCGGGGTGCGCGACGGAACCGGCGTGGAGGACGAGCCCACCCTGGCGCACATGCACCGGATCGAGGTCGGCGAGCCCGCCGCCGACGACATCGCCACCGTCGTGGGATCGGCGCGCGGCACCGGTGCGCCGGCCGACCCCGCCGATTGGGTGCGGTGGATCCAGGGCCTGCTGTCCGAAACACCGACGGCCGTCGAGGACGACACCCACGTGGTCTCCGGCGGCTGGCTGCTGGCACGCATGCTGCTCGAGGTGGCCCCGAGCATCACCGACGGCGCGGTGGCCGCCGGGATCGGCCTGGACCGGATCGTCACCCTGCGCGTCGACGCGGCGCTGCGCGGCATGCAGCCCGACACCGTGCGCGCCGCGGGCACCTACCTCGGTGTGCTCATCGCCGCGGGCGTCGGGCCGGTGCTGCCGCTCGAGCTCGCCGACGCGGCGCTGACCTCGCTCGGCATCGACCTGCACATCGCCCGGATCCGCGATATCACGGTGGCGCTCGGCGCGCTGGTCACCCGCAGTCACCCCGGCACGCTGCGCGAATCGATCGGCGTGACGCACGGCGCGTTGCTGCCCGGACTGCGCGCGGAATGCAAACAGCTGGGCGTGGAGATCGAGGACGCGCACCGGGCCATCGTCGCGGCCATCAAACACAGTCAGAGCGATCGCGGCGCCGACTATGCCCGCGGTTCGGCGGTGCGGCACTGCCTGGCCTACCGGGATTCCACCAGCGCGCTGCACTTCCTGGAGATGTTGCAGACCGCGCGCGCCGCCGACAACCGGGACCTGTGGGCGGCCTGGGTGCCCGCGTTCGTCGAGACCCTCGGTCCGGATCATCCCGACACCCTGACGACCCGCAGCCGCGAGGCCTATCACCGGGCCGAGAGCGGTGATTACCTCGGCGCCATCACGGCTTTCGAGCAGCTGCTCGTCGACCGGCTCCGGGTGCTGGGCCCCGATCATCCGAAAACCCTTGGCACACGCACCAATCTGGCCACCTATCGCGCCCGCTGCGGTGACTACCCCGGCGCCCGGGCGGATTACCAGCGCCTGCTCGCCGATCAGATCCGGCTGCTGGGCCCCGACCATCCCGATACCCTGCGCACCCGTAACGACCTGGCGTCCAATCGTGCCGACCAGGGCGACCTGGTCGGTGCGATCGTCGATTTCGAGGCCCTGCGCGCAGACCGCGCCCGCATCCTCGGCCCCGACCACCCGCAAACCCTGCGCACTCGCAACAGCCTCGCCTACTGGCACGGTGAGCACGGCGACGTCGCCGCGGCCCGGCACGAATTCGAGCAGCTGCTCGCCGACTGCCTGCGCATCTTCGGTCCGGACCATCCCGCCACCCTCAGCGCCCGCGACAATCTCGCGGCATTTCGCGCCCGCAGCGGCGATATCGCCGGTGCGCGCGCCGAATTCACGCACCTGCTCGACGACCGGCTCCGCGTGCTCGGGGCGGATCATCCCGACACGCTCACCACGCGGAGCACGCTGGCCTCGTATCGCGCCGACGCGGGTGATCTGCCCTGCGCCATCGCCGAACTCGAACAGCTGCTGGCCGATCGGCTGCGGGTGCTCGGTCCCGATCATCCCGACACCTTCGCCACCCGCAACGACCTGGCCTCCCGGCAGGCCGAACACGGCGACCTCGGCAAAGCGATCGCCGAACTGGAAGTCCTGCTGGTGGCCGAACTGCGCGCCCTGGGTCCGACCCACGCCGCGACGATCCGTACGCAGACCACCCTCGCGCACTGGCGCGCTCGTCTCGCGGGATAGCGCGATCCGGCCGCCGGGTATCTTGCTTGCATGGGAGGACGGCTCGCACTGGTGGTGGGGTCGGAGTGTGTCGCGCTGGGGGAGTTGGGGTTCACCGCGGCGCTGGCCGGCGACCTGTACAGCGGCCTGCGCCGGTCCGGCGGATGGTCGGCGGCGACCGGTACGACCGGGCCGGTGCTGAATCCCACTGCCGCCGAACTGGTGTCGGTGATGGACGAGGCGTTCCGGGTCGCCTCCGAGCAGCGGGCGACCCTGCTCGTCGCGTTCATCGGTCACGGCGTCGCGACCGGTGCCGGGGATTTCTTCCTGCTCGCGCACGATTCCCCGGCGGTGCCGCGCTCGCACAACGCCTTTCACCTCGCCCAGGGCATCCGGGAACGGTTGAACGAGTCGACGCTGGACGGACTGATCGTGCTGATCGACGCCTGCGAGACCGAACAGGGCGTCCGGGGCGCGGCCACCAGATGGACCGATCTGCTCGCCGACGCCGCGGGCCGGATGGAGCTGCTGGTGGCGTCGGGGGCCGGGCCCGCGTATTCCGGATGTTTCACGCGCACGGTGCTGGCGACGTTCGACACCGGCCTGCCGTTGCGCGGCGAAACCCTGCTCGCCCATGATCTGGTGGACCCGATCGCGCGCAGCTGCCGGCTCCAGGAACCGCAGCACCTGTCCTTCACCGCGGGCGCGGTGTCCGGCACGCCGGGCGGTGATCCCGGACTGTGGTTGGTGCCCAACGCCGCTCGGCGGCGCGACGCGCTGACCGGGCGGCCCGCGGCCGGTCTGCTGGATCAGCTCACGCGGGATGTGGTGGTGACCGACGCGCTGCGCGAAAGCCTGATCGATCTCGTCGAATCGGGCGGGCGGCGCCTGCGCGGGGTGGTCGGGCCGGCCGGGTCGGGCAAATCGACGCTGCTGGCACTGCTGATCCGGCCGAGTGTGGCCGAGGGGCTGCCGATCGTGCCCGAATACGTCACCGCGGCAGTGTTTCTCACCGCGAGCAGCTCGCTCGAGACCGCGGTCGGAGAGTTGGCGGCGCAGCTGTCGGATCGGCTGCCCGGGTATGTCCAGGCCGCCGGCGTGCCCTGGACCGGGACGGGCGAGCCGGACATCTTCGAGCTGGAACTGGCCGCCCCGCTGGCCCGGTTGCGCCGGGCGGGGCAGCGGATCACGCTCGTGTTCGACGGGCTCGATCTGCCGGAGCCGGGGAGCCGGGATCTGCTGATCGACGCCGTCGCCGAGCTGACCGAACGGCCCGAGTTGCCGCACGTCCGCGTCATCGTCGGCGTGCGGGCCGCAGCGGCGGCGCAGGCCGATCCCCGGCTGGGGCACATGCATTCGATCGCCGTCACCGGGCCCGGGGTCGGCGAGATCGCCGCCGAGGTGCAGCGCGGCGATCGACCGGCCTACTCCGCCGACACCGGTTACCTGGGCATCGACTACATGGCCGGGGATCTCGGGCCCGCCGACGATCCCCGGGTTCCGGCCGGCTGGCTGCTGGCCAAGCTGCTCCGTGAACTCCATCCGAGCGCGAGCGCCCGCTTGTCCTCGCGCGCCGGCATCGATACTCTTGCCGCGCAACGTCTTCGGCGCGCCGCGGCGTCGGCGGCACCGGAGGTCGCGGACGCCATCGGCCGGATGGTCGCGATTCTCGTCGCGGCGGGCGTGGGCCCGGTCCTGCCCATCGAGGTGCTGGAAACCGCGCTGGCCGAATGGCAGCGGCCGCTGCGCACCGCCGGAATCCGGGACGCCGCGGTCGGACTCGGTGCCCTGCTCACGCGCAGCCGTCCCGGGACGGCGGACGAAACGCTCGGCATCGCCCATGACGCTCTCCTCGCGGGGTTGACGGCGGCCTGCGATGCGCTGGAGGCGAGCATCGAGGACGCGCACACGGCGATCCTGCTGGCGATCCGGACGCGCGGCGGCGAGCGGAGCGCGGAGTACGCCCGTGCGGCGGGCGCGCGGCACTACCTCGCCGGCGGCGACGGCCGCCGGGCGGTCGATCACCTCGTCGAACTCGAAACCGTTCGCGCCGCCGACAATCGGGACATGTGGGCGGCGTGGGTGCCCTCGATCGCGGCCGTGATCGGCGATCGGCATCCGGATACGTTGCGCGCCAGGGAGTATCTCGCGACGCGGCGCGCGGACAGCGGTGACTTTCGCGGAGCGGTCGCCGACTACGAGCGGGTGCTCGCCGACGAGATCGCGATCTTCGGCGCCGACCATCGCAACACCCTGTCGACCCGGTATCGGCTCGCGGCCGCGCGTGGGGAGATCCGCGATCCGGCGGGCGCCGCGGCGGAACTGGAAGACGTGCTCGCGGACCAGCGCCGGGTTCTCGGTGCGGACGATCCGGATACGCTGCGTACCCGCGGCAAGCTGGCGTCATTGCGCGCGGTACAGGGCGATGTGGCCGGTGCGATCGCCGAAACCGAAGAGCTGCTGGCGATTCGGCGTCGAGTGCTCGGTCCGGCGCATCCCGAGACCCTGGCGACCCGGAGCAATCTCGCCGGATACCGGGTGATGGGCGGTGATTCGGCCACAACCGTCGGCGAGCTACAGGCGCTGCTGGCTGAGCAGTTGGGGGTGTTGCCGTCCGATGATCCGCGCGTGCTGCTCACCCGGGCCAAACTCGCCACCGCGCGAGCCCGTGGCGGCGATACCGAGGGGGCGATCGCGGCGGGCGAGGTGCTACTGGCCGATCAGGTGCGCGTGCTCGGCCCCGAGGATCCCGTCACCCTGCGCACCCGAGCCGATCTGGCGGGCTATCGGGCGCGCGGCGGGGACCTGGACGCGGCGATCCAGGAGCTGTACGGCGCGCTGACCGAGCGGATCAAGGTGCTGGGGCCTGATCACCGTGAGATCCTCTACACCAGAGGCAATCTCGCGTATCTGCGGGCGAAGAACGGCGACCTGCACAGCGGACTGCGCGAGGCGCGGCTGGTGCTGGCCGATCAGCTGCGGGTCCTCGGCAGCGACCATCCGGACACTTTCGTCACCCGCGGCAATCTCGCGGCCTTCCGAGCCAAGGCCGGGCAGGTGGCGGCCGCGGAGTCGGAAAGCCGGGCGCTGCTCGCGGATCAGCTGCGCGTCCTCGGCCCCGAACATCCGCAAACCCTGTTGACCCGCAACAACCTCGCGGCCTATCGCGCCAGGAATGGCGACGTGCCGGGCGCGGTCGCCGAACTGACCGCACTGCTCGGCGACCGCGAGCGCATCCTGGGCCCCGACCACCCCGACACCGTCCGCACCCGGGAAAACCTCACCCACTGGCTGTCCCGCCCCGCGCCCTGACCGCGGACATCAGCGCAGATCCCGGCCGGCTCGGTCGCCCCGACCACGACGCGACCTCCGCGCATCGCTCGGCCCATAGGAGTCGCTCGGCCTCCGAGCGAGCAGCGGTTTGTATGCTGAGACCAGCCGTCGGACGACCGTCGGCCAGCGGGAACGGGCCCGCAGGACAGCGGGAACCAGCCCGCGGTGAGTGTGGAGGCATATGTCCGAGACATTCGATTGGTCTTGGCTGCGGGAAGTGACCGCCGTACCGGAGATCACGCTGGATTCGTATCTCGACTTGCCCGAGGACCTGTCTCGACAGATCGAGGTCGAAGATGGCCGGATCATTCACTGCGAGTCGCCGAGCCCGAGCCATCAACGCATCTCGCGCAATCTGGTTCAAGCGGTGCTGGACGCGACCGAGAAGCACGATCGGGACAACCACAGCTGTCACGAGGTCAACGGTGAGCTCGATGTATTGTTCGCCGAGGTACCGAGGTTCAATTACCGGCGGCCTGACGTGGTTGTCTACCGCTGCGTTCCGAGGGATCGGGGAGGTTGTTGGAAGGACAAGCCGATCGCCGGTGATGTCGTCGTAGTCGCCGAGGTCGTCTTTGCTTCGACTATCACCGAAGACCTCATCACGAAGCGCAAGCTGTATGCGAAGGCCGGGATTCCGCACTACTGGATAATTCGAATGGCAGGCGATGACGGAATCGCGGTATCGGTCGAACGGCTTCGGTTGTCTGCGGACCAGGTCTATGTCAGCGGGGGCTCGGCAATTCGCGACCGGGATCTGTTCGCCGTGCAAACGTCCGATCCGCTGGAGATCACGGTGACCTGGGCGCAGCTGGATCGCGGATTTCCCGCCTGATCCGGTCCACGGCGCGGAACGCGCGCCGTCAGCGCAGGTCGCGGGCCAGTTTGGTGGCCCCGACCACGAAGTAGCTGCCGGTCAGGGCGGTCATGGTGAGTGCGACCGGTCGCGGGAGGTCGCCGCGCACGCTGTGTGCGGCACCGTGCGTCGTGTCGATGAGGTCGACCAGCAACGCCAGCCGCTGCCACCGCGTCCGCTCCGCCTCCGCCGCACCGAGATACCCCAGTCCCAGCGCGATTGCCCGTGCACCGAAAATCCTTGTCATGTAAGTCAGTTCCGGCGTGGGCCGAATCCCGAACGCCTT
This genomic stretch from Nocardia brasiliensis ATCC 700358 harbors:
- a CDS encoding DUF4190 domain-containing protein encodes the protein MARAERRETERWPAAAQQDDRWPEAAEEERWAEPDPDERWQEPAPSRRRTGRLRVEIPPIVNPYAIVALVAALLGLFPVAIVFGFIAFSHPRGRVMALFALLIGVAEVTALVGFFVLAGNVLPDSVTRANKPTMNLSAQATTDRPPPTTITTVVPPSAAPSVTATSASQSNLKKGSACTESQAGQIGTGADGTTLLCLQNASSYQWSGPVNVSTTTQQPGTKCDGTTGKTARTADGRALICENPGRNGTWALWTTE
- the ligD gene encoding non-homologous end-joining DNA ligase, giving the protein MTESVDIEVDGRTVTISNPGKVYFTKRGETKLDLVRYYQAVAEPFLSVVGGRPLLLERYPDGASGKSWFQKRVPKSAPDWLHTVEVSTPNGTTSDALVAHDLAHILWAVNQGCLGFHVWPNRADNLKIADELRIDLDPSPGITFDDLKQAAVLTRDLCTELGIESRIKTSGSRGLHIYVALEPNWDGYQVRAAAVALARELERRHPDTITAQWWKEERGNRVFVDFNQNAPHKTVFGAWCVRPKVGAQVSTPITWDALAEVVPDELTIATVPARLAEFGDPWAGRAPQSIAPLLAMSERDMASGLLDAPWPPQYPKMPNEPPRVQPSRAKKEE
- a CDS encoding ATP-dependent DNA ligase, whose product is MDLPVMPPVRPMLAKTAPGVPREPGLSYEPKWDGFRCIVFRDGAEVELGSRNDRPLTRYFPEVAELLRQALPDRCVVDGEIVVVTDQGLDFDTLQNRLHPAASRVNKLAVETPASFVAFDLLALGDRDLTEEPFAERRRLLETILDTKPARVHLTPITQDPDVAEDWFTRFEGAGFDGVMVKADGLAYLQDKRVMLKVKHERTADCVVAGFRWHKDGEGVGSLLLGLFDDEGNLHHVGVASSFTAARRKELVGELAPLRENALENHPWREWADAAAQARADGKMPGGVSRWTGGKDLSWEALRTELVAEVRYEHVQSGRLRHGGRLVRFRTDRTPESCTYAQLDEAPPAELSEIFSEAKS
- a CDS encoding cold-shock protein; protein product: MLVSIGKLVSFDSSRGFGFIRPEDGGPDVFVHVNDIGLDEDELRQGRVFEFDMTEGDRGPKAVNLTVVGGQPNPPVLPHKSKHRSNSGHLTVAEHKRLITELLLDASPALTAGEILTIRDRLTAFAEQHGWLDN
- a CDS encoding SPFH domain-containing protein — its product is MLGYHVPDPDEAMLISGAKSKDNTPFKVVIGRGSWVVPLFRKVRYLSLAMFEAEIKERCVTKQAIQLEVRAVIAFKVANDTQSIVNAAQRFLSEQEKEMSVLTGRIFSGHLRSIVGSMTVEEIIRERQKLADEVLVASKVEMGNIGLWVDSFQIQSIDDGNLGYIQALAAPHNASVQRDAQIAQSQAAQLAAQAEQESLRRQAEYQRETAILRAQYQRDIDKANAEAAQAGPLAEAMALQEVLTAQAEQARKEAELREQQLQTEVVKPAQAEADRVRILAEAEADRTRIQAAAAASNNRIALDQLLIEQLPEIVKQASNGLANANLTVLNGPDGVGELVNGMVGQGLTVFNSLQKALSSNDEDKAG
- a CDS encoding tetratricopeptide repeat protein, with translation MGGRLALVVGSECVALGELGFTGELATGLYGSLTEAGGWRAATDEDGPVLNPTAAQLVTAVDEAFAAAAQRQATLLLAFIGHGVATNAEDFYLLGHDSPANPNSHNAFHLTQEIRERLNQSALDGLVVLVDACETGQGVLGAARRWTDLLAQSAGRMEMLVAASDGPAFSGCFTRTMLSTFGAGLPLRGENLLPADLVDPIAGECVHQQPQYLSFTSGAVSVEHGADPGLWLVPNTARHRDAVSGRSAAGFVDQLTRGLLVTPDVREHLDAIVDAGSHRLRVVIGPTGAGKSTLLAMLIRPSLVEGLAVTPEYITAAVFLTAASSIEAVAAELAAQLSARLPGFADAARSVRAHRSRDEFDIFDIAVRHPLARLSTAGRRVTLVFDGLNQPQPGTRRLLCAAICDLTKREDLRHVRVIAGVRDGTGVEDEPTLAHMHRIEVGEPAADDIATVVGSARGTGAPADPADWVRWIQGLLSETPTAVEDDTHVVSGGWLLARMLLEVAPSITDGAVAAGIGLDRIVTLRVDAALRGMQPDTVRAAGTYLGVLIAAGVGPVLPLELADAALTSLGIDLHIARIRDITVALGALVTRSHPGTLRESIGVTHGALLPGLRAECKQLGVEIEDAHRAIVAAIKHSQSDRGADYARGSAVRHCLAYRDSTSALHFLEMLQTARAADNRDLWAAWVPAFVETLGPDHPDTLTTRSREAYHRAESGDYLGAITAFEQLLVDRLRVLGPDHPKTLGTRTNLATYRARCGDYPGARADYQRLLADQIRLLGPDHPDTLRTRNDLASNRADQGDLVGAIVDFEALRADRARILGPDHPQTLRTRNSLAYWHGEHGDVAAARHEFEQLLADCLRIFGPDHPATLSARDNLAAFRARSGDIAGARAEFTHLLDDRLRVLGADHPDTLTTRSTLASYRADAGDLPCAIAELEQLLADRLRVLGPDHPDTFATRNDLASRQAEHGDLGKAIAELEVLLVAELRALGPTHAATIRTQTTLAHWRARLAG